A segment of the Thermus thermamylovorans genome:
GCGTCTGGAGGTCCGACGGACGCATGGAGATCGTAGATGAGCAAGTTTATCCCCTCAAGGGTTTTGGGGTACACGTCGGGGAGCTGGTCGGAGTCGGGGCAAGGCTCACTCCGGGGGATACCTTGGGCTTGGTCCTTTTCGGCCTCCAGGAACAGTTTCTGCTCCATGGGAACCGGACGCCCTTTACCGCCCGAGTGCAAGGCAGGGTGTACTTGCCGTACAAGTAGCGGTAAGCGGATGGCTTGGAACCCGGGATGGACTGTCGCCCTTTCTGAGGTCTTAGGGAGGCTTTCTGTGGTGTAATGGGGCCATGGCCGAGGTGGAGAGCTTCGCCCTGGACCACACCAAGGTGCAGGCCCCCTATGTGCGCCTGGCGGGGAGGAAGCCCGTGGGGAGCGGGGTGGTGGAGAAGTACGACCTGCGCCTGGCCCAGCCCAACCGGGAGGCCATTCCCACCGCCAGCCTCCACACCCTGGAGCACCTCCTGGCGGGCTACCTGCGGGACCACCTGGAGGGGGTCATCGACCTCTCCCCCATGGGCTGCCGCACGGGGTTTTATCTGGTGGTGGAAGGCTCCCTGGAGGAGGAGAGGGTCCTGGTGGCCTTGGAGCGGGCCCTGCGGGACGTCCTCCTCCACGAGGGGCCCGTGCCGGGGGCGGGCCTCCGGGAGTGCGGCAACTACCGGGACCACGACCTCGAGGGGGCCCGGGCCTGGGCGGAGCGGGTCCTCCGGGAAGGCCTCAGGGTCCAGCCCACCGTCCCCCTACGGCCGTGACCGCCTTCTTTGCCGCCGAGCCCGAGGAGGCGGAGGCCCTAAAGGAGGCCCTGGGGGCCCGGGAGGCCCTGGAGGCCCCCTTCCCCCTCTACCGGGGGGCGGGGGTCTTGGTGGCGGAAACCGGGGTGGGGAAGGTGGCGGCGGCCTCGGCGGTGGCCCACGTCCTCGCCCGCTTCCCCCCCCGGGAGAGCTTCTTCCTGGGGGTGGCGGGGGCCCTGGACCCGGGTCTGAAGGCCCTGGACCTCCTCCTGGCGGAGGGGGCGGTGCAGTGGGACGTGGACCTCACCCCCTTCGGCCGGAAGCCGGGGGAGACCGCCTTCGGGCTGGGCCTCTTCCCCTCGGACCCCCACCTCCTGGCCCGGGCGGAAGGGGCGGCCCGGGCCCTGGGCCTTCCCTTCCGGCGGGGGGTGGTGGCCACGGGGGACCGCTTCCTGGCGGACGGGAAGGAGGCGGAGAGGCTTAGGGCCCTCTTCGGGGCCCAGGCGGTGGAGATGGAGGGGGCGGCGGCCCTCATGGTGGCCTGGCGCTACCGCCACCCCATGGCCCTGGTGCGGGCCGTCACCGACGGGGCGGGGGCGGGGGCGGCTTGGGACTTCCAGGCCTTTTTGCGGGAGGCCTCGAGGCGGCTCGGCCTCCTCGCCCGGGAGCTTTCCCTATACTGAGGAAGGGACCGTCCTATGGAAATCAAGCTCTTCACCGGGAACGCCCACCCGGACCTGGCCCGCAGGGTGGCGGAGGCCCTGGGGGTGCCCCTGGGGAGGGCCACCGTGGACCGCTTCCCCGACGGGGAGGTGCGGGTGCGCCTCCTGGAGAGCGTGCGGGGGGACGATGTGTACCTCATCCAGCCCACCA
Coding sequences within it:
- a CDS encoding S-ribosylhomocysteine lyase; translated protein: MAEVESFALDHTKVQAPYVRLAGRKPVGSGVVEKYDLRLAQPNREAIPTASLHTLEHLLAGYLRDHLEGVIDLSPMGCRTGFYLVVEGSLEEERVLVALERALRDVLLHEGPVPGAGLRECGNYRDHDLEGARAWAERVLREGLRVQPTVPLRP
- the mtnN gene encoding 5'-methylthioadenosine/S-adenosylhomocysteine nucleosidase — its product is MTAFFAAEPEEAEALKEALGAREALEAPFPLYRGAGVLVAETGVGKVAAASAVAHVLARFPPRESFFLGVAGALDPGLKALDLLLAEGAVQWDVDLTPFGRKPGETAFGLGLFPSDPHLLARAEGAARALGLPFRRGVVATGDRFLADGKEAERLRALFGAQAVEMEGAAALMVAWRYRHPMALVRAVTDGAGAGAAWDFQAFLREASRRLGLLARELSLY